A single window of Pseudarthrobacter defluvii DNA harbors:
- a CDS encoding metal ABC transporter solute-binding protein, Zn/Mn family, producing MRRTAAASSFIAALAGVGLLLSACGPQPSQTSDAAQGINVVTSTNVYGDIARTIGGDKVKVTAIINSPAQDPHSYEATAQDRLAVSKAQLVIENGGGYDAFIHTLVEGSKIDSAGVLTAVELSGLAHPDDATAGASEAAGGGADGHDHGGLNEHVWYSLPAMERVADAIAGKLAALDPGSASSFTANADSFKSSLSQLQSKVDALKAAAPGGRVAVTEPVPLYLLEDAGLVNATPEQYTAAIEEGSDVPPAVLKEATDLVGSGSVRLLAYNDQTEGPQTEALKKAAESAGVPVVDFTETLPEGKTFLQWMTDNVNNISKVLENN from the coding sequence GTGCGCCGTACCGCCGCTGCCAGCTCCTTCATTGCCGCCCTCGCAGGCGTTGGCCTCCTGCTCAGCGCCTGCGGCCCGCAGCCGTCGCAGACCTCGGACGCTGCGCAGGGAATCAACGTGGTGACCTCAACGAACGTCTATGGTGACATCGCCCGGACGATCGGCGGTGACAAGGTCAAGGTCACCGCGATCATCAACAGCCCCGCACAGGATCCGCACTCGTATGAGGCGACCGCACAGGACCGGCTGGCTGTGTCCAAGGCGCAGCTGGTCATCGAAAACGGGGGCGGCTACGACGCCTTCATCCATACTCTGGTGGAAGGCAGCAAGATCGACAGCGCAGGCGTACTGACCGCCGTCGAACTTTCCGGCCTTGCCCACCCGGATGACGCCACGGCCGGCGCGTCCGAAGCGGCCGGGGGCGGCGCCGACGGACACGACCACGGCGGACTCAACGAACACGTCTGGTACAGCCTGCCGGCCATGGAACGCGTGGCCGACGCCATCGCCGGCAAGCTCGCGGCGCTGGATCCCGGCTCGGCCTCCTCCTTCACGGCCAACGCTGATTCCTTCAAGTCCTCCCTTTCACAGCTGCAGTCCAAGGTGGACGCCCTGAAGGCGGCTGCTCCGGGAGGGCGGGTTGCGGTGACGGAGCCCGTGCCGCTCTACCTGCTGGAGGATGCGGGGCTGGTGAACGCCACCCCTGAGCAATACACCGCCGCCATCGAAGAGGGCAGTGACGTTCCGCCCGCCGTTCTCAAGGAGGCCACCGACCTGGTCGGGTCCGGCTCCGTACGCCTTCTGGCCTACAACGACCAAACGGAGGGCCCGCAGACGGAAGCACTGAAGAAGGCGGCCGAATCCGCCGGTGTCCCGGTGGTTGACTTCACCGAAACCCTGCCGGAAGGCAAGACCTTCCTGCAGTGGATGACGGACAATGTGAACAACATCAGCAAGGTTCTGGAGAACAACTAG
- a CDS encoding metal ABC transporter ATP-binding protein — translation MKPVVSLKGACLTFGQRTLWEDLDLNIQPGEFFAVLGPNGSGKTSFLKVLLGLQKLQSGQATLGGRPVERGSSLIGYIPQQKSFAPDTPMRARDLVALGVDGDKWGIRLSARKTNRRVDQLLELVGASDYAKVPVGQLSGGEQQRLRVAQALATEPQVLLCDEPLLSLDLHHQQAVSALIHQQSREHNSAVVFVTHEINPIIHYVDRVLYLAGGRFRVGAPEEVMTTEVLSELYGSHVEVIRANGRLVVVGLPDATTHHHHEADSLAGEVA, via the coding sequence GTGAAACCCGTCGTCAGCCTCAAAGGGGCGTGCCTTACATTCGGCCAGCGCACCCTTTGGGAGGACCTGGACCTGAATATCCAGCCCGGAGAGTTTTTCGCCGTGCTGGGTCCCAACGGCAGCGGCAAGACCAGTTTCCTCAAAGTCCTGCTGGGCCTCCAAAAGCTGCAGTCCGGGCAGGCAACACTGGGCGGCCGTCCGGTGGAACGCGGCAGCAGCCTGATCGGCTACATCCCCCAGCAGAAGTCCTTCGCTCCGGATACCCCCATGCGTGCCCGCGACCTGGTGGCCCTGGGCGTGGACGGCGACAAGTGGGGGATCCGGCTTTCGGCCCGCAAAACCAACCGCAGGGTGGACCAGTTGCTGGAATTGGTGGGAGCCTCCGACTACGCCAAAGTCCCGGTTGGCCAGCTTTCCGGTGGAGAGCAGCAGCGGCTTCGCGTGGCGCAGGCACTGGCCACGGAGCCGCAGGTCCTGCTCTGCGACGAACCACTGCTGTCCCTTGACCTGCACCACCAGCAGGCGGTGAGCGCCCTGATCCACCAACAAAGCCGCGAGCACAACAGTGCCGTTGTTTTCGTGACCCACGAAATCAACCCGATCATCCACTACGTGGACAGGGTCCTTTACCTGGCTGGGGGTCGTTTCCGGGTGGGGGCGCCGGAGGAGGTCATGACCACGGAGGTGCTTTCAGAGCTTTATGGAAGCCACGTGGAAGTGATCCGTGCCAACGGCAGGCTCGTCGTGGTCGGCCTGCCGGACGCCACAACCCATCACCACCACGAGGCGGATTCGCTGGCAGGGGAGGTGGCCTGA